A section of the Babylonia areolata isolate BAREFJ2019XMU chromosome 1, ASM4173473v1, whole genome shotgun sequence genome encodes:
- the LOC143294339 gene encoding protein canopy 4-like, with protein MRSVFVHIALCLLFHRLALGKDSKGEEEEEDEAPTGIRDPSPCEVCKYLAVELEGRLEETGKIGGYIETGHGLDIKQKKRKEYKKSELRLIEALNEPHVCDKILEYNVHAERKKSLRYAKGQSETMKTLHGLVNKGVNVELGIPYELWDQPSAEITNMQRSCFTLVEEREENIEEWYWGDQQQSLLDYLCRDRVLKGKDSSCLYEQSDSDKDNKSKGGPEDRKKGDTAPTPTPTDNEVPPLASPPTVDDVKDEL; from the exons ATGCGGTCTGTTTTTGTGCACATTGCTCTTTGCCTTCTTTTTCATCGGCTGGCACTGGGGAAAGACtccaaaggggaagaagaagaggaagacgaagctCCAACCGGCATCCGAGACCCCAGTCCTTGTGAAG tgtgtaaaTACCTGGCAGTGGAGCTTGAGGGGCGTCTGGAGGAGACAGGGAAGATTGGAGGCTACATTGAAACTGGCCATGGCCTGGATATTaaacagaaaaagaggaaggagtATAAGAAATC AGAACTGCGGCTGATCGAGGCTCTAAATGAGCCCCATGTATGTGACAAAATCCTGGAGTACAATGTgcatgcagagagaaagaaaagtctTCGCTATGCCAAAGGACAGAGTGAAACCATGAAAACACTTCATGGCCTTGT TAACAAAGGGGTGAACGTGGAGCTGGGAATTCCCTATGAATTGTGGGATCAGCCATCTGCAGAAATCACCAACATGCAGCGCAGT tGCTTCACCctggtagaggagagagaggagaacattGAGGAGTGGTACTGGGGGGACCAGCAACAGTCACTCCTCGACTACCTGTGTCGGGACCGTGTCCTGAAGGGAAAGGACTCCT CCTGCCTGTATGAACAGTCTGACTCTGACAAAGACAACAAATCAAAAG GTGGCCCAGAGGACAGGAAGAAAGGagacaccgcccccacccccaccccaactgacAATGAGGTTCCCCCCCTGGCCTCTCCCCCCACAGTGGACGATGTCAAGGATGAACTCTGA